From a region of the Bacillota bacterium genome:
- the aroA gene encoding 3-phosphoshikimate 1-carboxyvinyltransferase, with the protein MSQVTVYPAGVGLQGTLELPGDKSISHRAAILAAMADGTSSIGGFSPSDDCGRTVSALQAMGVEIERRGDSLTVRGTGVAWREPAGVVDLGNSGTSMRLLAGVLAGVPGFRVLDGDDSLRRRPMGRVVHPLRSMGADIDGRQEGNLAPLAIRGRALTGREFTLPVASAQVKSCLLLAGLLADGETWVEEPLRTRDHTERMLPLAGVTVSSKGRAVGVRGPCRLRRFEVHVPGDPSAAAFLVVASCLVPGSRVVLRRVGLNPHRTGFLRVLARMGARLRVVPGDGAGAGGEPVGDLEVLSARLQATEIGPEEIPSLIDELPVLAVAACAASGVTRVRGASELRVKESDRLAAVAGELSRLGARIAETPDGWIIEGPCRLHGGSVSSWGDHRLAMAWAVAALASEGPVEVAGAEAVAVSYPGFFADLRALGATIEAEESRGDGDGYEPRA; encoded by the coding sequence GTGAGCCAGGTTACGGTATATCCGGCCGGGGTTGGCCTGCAGGGAACCCTGGAACTCCCCGGCGACAAATCCATTTCCCACCGCGCCGCCATCCTGGCGGCCATGGCGGACGGGACGTCTTCCATCGGAGGATTCTCGCCCAGCGATGACTGCGGCCGGACCGTGTCCGCCCTGCAGGCTATGGGGGTGGAAATCGAGCGGCGCGGGGACAGCCTCACCGTCAGGGGAACCGGTGTGGCCTGGCGGGAACCGGCCGGGGTAGTGGACCTGGGGAACTCGGGCACCAGCATGCGTCTTCTCGCGGGCGTGCTGGCGGGCGTGCCGGGATTCCGGGTGCTGGATGGAGATGATTCCCTGCGGCGCCGCCCCATGGGGCGGGTGGTGCATCCCCTGCGCAGCATGGGGGCAGACATCGACGGGCGGCAGGAGGGTAATCTGGCTCCCCTGGCCATTCGAGGCCGGGCCCTCACGGGAAGGGAGTTCACCCTCCCCGTGGCCAGCGCCCAGGTGAAATCCTGCCTCTTGCTGGCGGGCCTGCTGGCCGATGGGGAAACCTGGGTGGAGGAGCCCCTGCGCACCCGCGACCATACTGAACGCATGCTGCCCCTGGCGGGAGTCACCGTGAGCAGCAAGGGTAGGGCGGTGGGCGTGCGGGGTCCCTGCCGTTTGCGTCGCTTTGAGGTGCACGTGCCCGGGGATCCCTCCGCGGCGGCATTCCTGGTGGTGGCATCCTGCCTGGTGCCGGGCAGTCGCGTGGTCCTGCGGCGGGTGGGGCTGAATCCCCACCGCACCGGCTTTTTGCGGGTGCTGGCCCGCATGGGTGCCCGCCTGCGGGTGGTGCCGGGAGACGGCGCAGGGGCCGGGGGCGAACCCGTGGGTGACCTGGAGGTACTCAGCGCCCGGCTGCAGGCCACCGAGATCGGGCCGGAGGAAATTCCGTCCCTCATCGACGAACTGCCCGTGCTGGCGGTGGCCGCCTGCGCCGCCAGCGGCGTCACCCGGGTTCGGGGCGCCTCCGAACTGCGGGTGAAGGAGAGCGACCGCCTGGCGGCGGTGGCGGGGGAGCTTTCCCGGCTGGGGGCCCGCATCGCGGAGACTCCGGACGGCTGGATCATCGAGGGGCCCTGCCGCCTGCACGGGGGCAGCGTCTCGTCCTGGGGTGATCACCGGCTGGCCATGGCCTGGGCGGTGGCAGCACTGGCCTCCGAGGGTCCGGTCGAGGTGGCGGGGGCAGAGGCGGTGGCCGTTTCCTACCCCGGCTTCTTCGCCGACCTGCGGGCCCTGGGCGCCACCATTGAGGCGGAAGAATCCCGCGGAGACGGTGACGGATATGAACCCCGGGCGTAG
- a CDS encoding shikimate dehydrogenase produces the protein MNPGRSCFLIGYPVSHSLSPAMFRAAFSALGLDWTYRAIPVLPGQVGEALARLAEEGAVGVNITMPLKHEALAHATCITPRARAVGAANTLTRLGDTEWEADNTDWPGLGRALAEVADPGELAAGSRPGVVFGAGGAAAAAAFCLAEMGLRVVVVNRDARRGICLADRVRGQYLPWGDGSLPGVLARAAVVVNATPLGMGDRRGESPLPPGTVLSPGCVACDLVYHPVETEFVTRAREQGARVVTGLAVLLWQGVLAFQRWTGQLAPVEAMRHALTGAEQGGTSRCVI, from the coding sequence ATGAACCCCGGGCGTAGTTGCTTTCTCATCGGATACCCCGTATCCCACAGCCTCTCCCCGGCCATGTTCCGGGCGGCCTTCTCTGCCCTGGGCCTGGACTGGACCTACCGGGCCATCCCGGTTCTCCCCGGGCAGGTGGGGGAGGCCCTGGCTCGCCTTGCGGAAGAAGGAGCGGTGGGAGTCAACATCACCATGCCCCTCAAGCACGAGGCCCTCGCCCACGCTACCTGCATCACCCCCCGGGCCCGGGCGGTGGGGGCGGCGAATACCCTCACCCGCCTGGGGGACACGGAGTGGGAAGCCGACAATACCGACTGGCCCGGGCTGGGGCGGGCTCTGGCGGAGGTGGCCGACCCCGGCGAACTGGCGGCCGGGAGCCGCCCGGGAGTGGTCTTCGGGGCCGGGGGGGCTGCGGCCGCCGCCGCCTTCTGCCTGGCGGAGATGGGCCTTCGCGTCGTGGTGGTGAACCGCGACGCGCGTCGAGGCATATGCCTGGCCGACCGGGTACGGGGGCAGTACCTGCCCTGGGGGGATGGCTCCCTTCCCGGCGTGCTGGCGCGGGCCGCGGTGGTGGTGAACGCTACTCCCCTGGGGATGGGGGACCGGCGGGGGGAAAGCCCCCTGCCCCCCGGCACGGTGCTGTCACCGGGGTGCGTGGCCTGCGACCTGGTGTACCACCCGGTGGAGACGGAGTTTGTAACCCGGGCACGGGAGCAGGGGGCCAGGGTTGTGACGGGTCTGGCTGTGCTCCTCTGGCAGGGGGTGCTGGCCTTCCAGAGGTGGACCGGGCAGCTCGCCCCCGTGGAAGCGATGCGCCATGCCCTTACCGGAGCGGAGCAAGGAGGGACCTCGCGTTGCGTTATCTGA
- the aroC gene encoding chorismate synthase, with protein sequence MRYLTAGDSHGPGLVVIVDGVPAGVPLEPAHIERDLARRRAGYGRSGRMSQETEKVQIWGGLYRGVTTGAPLGIIIPNRVGPRVAGPEVYRIPRPGHADLAGFLKYSPPDLFPVQERASARETSARCAAGAVARRLLEEVGVRVFSLVTSIGAVTAPGVGANELAEDLPAGGPDLTAGGQVGWDDLAARAEASPVRCPWEGASSAMQEEIARAARAGDTLGGTFVVVATGVPPGLGTYAQRDRRLDGRLAAAVMSVPAIKGVEIGLGFAGASLPGSRAHDSILPGFVRPTNRAGGLEGGVTTGQPLLLRAAMKPIPTLPGGLPSVDLVTGEATRAPAQRADVCAVPAAAVVAEAAVAWELARALLERYGGDRLQDIKAGMGR encoded by the coding sequence TTGCGTTATCTGACGGCCGGGGATTCCCACGGCCCGGGTTTGGTGGTCATAGTGGATGGTGTTCCGGCCGGGGTACCGCTGGAACCCGCCCACATCGAGCGGGACCTGGCCCGCCGGCGGGCGGGTTACGGCCGATCTGGCCGGATGAGCCAGGAAACAGAAAAGGTGCAGATCTGGGGTGGTCTCTACCGGGGGGTGACAACGGGGGCACCCCTGGGAATCATCATCCCCAACCGGGTGGGTCCCCGGGTGGCGGGGCCCGAGGTCTACCGGATCCCCCGTCCCGGCCACGCCGACCTGGCCGGGTTTCTCAAGTATTCCCCTCCGGACCTCTTCCCCGTACAGGAACGGGCCAGCGCCCGCGAGACGTCCGCCCGCTGCGCGGCGGGGGCAGTGGCCAGGAGGTTACTGGAGGAGGTGGGGGTGCGCGTGTTCAGTCTGGTCACCAGCATCGGCGCGGTTACTGCCCCCGGGGTCGGTGCCAACGAACTCGCAGAGGATCTGCCTGCCGGCGGGCCCGATCTCACTGCCGGGGGCCAGGTGGGTTGGGACGATCTGGCTGCCAGGGCCGAGGCGTCTCCCGTCCGTTGCCCCTGGGAGGGGGCCAGTTCCGCCATGCAGGAGGAGATTGCCCGCGCGGCTCGCGCCGGCGACACCCTGGGCGGTACCTTTGTGGTGGTGGCCACCGGGGTGCCTCCCGGACTGGGCACCTACGCCCAGAGGGACAGGCGCCTGGACGGCCGTCTGGCGGCGGCGGTGATGTCCGTTCCCGCCATCAAGGGGGTGGAAATCGGCCTGGGGTTTGCGGGTGCCTCCCTGCCCGGGTCGCGGGCCCACGACTCCATCCTGCCGGGATTCGTCCGCCCCACCAACCGGGCGGGTGGGCTGGAGGGCGGGGTGACCACCGGTCAGCCGCTCTTGTTGCGCGCGGCAATGAAGCCCATACCCACCCTCCCCGGGGGGTTGCCCTCGGTTGACCTGGTGACGGGGGAAGCAACGCGCGCGCCTGCCCAGCGGGCCGACGTGTGTGCTGTGCCTGCTGCTGCGGTGGTGGCCGAAGCCGCGGTGGCCTGGGAACTGGCCCGGGCCCTCCTGGAGCGTTACGGAGGAGACCGGCTGCAGGACATAAAGGCGGGTATGGGGAGATGA
- a CDS encoding bifunctional shikimate kinase/3-dehydroquinate synthase, with protein sequence MKVYLVGPTGVGKTTIGRLLASRLNLAFLDADELIAARAGVPIPRIFSREGEQGFRRREKETVRLITQLGSAVVALGGGAVLDPDIREWLTQSGKVVSLVADPDLLVDRIGRSPRPGLPRPADAAFADKARQALGERMQAAAGLGPSVDVSGLTPDEAALRVLLALRNPARTAACHGRWEMILRLGRTDCLVRGEPGAVRSASLEIPVDRVSALLVVSSPVPYCLYGGGLVARWREAGWPVQVSLVPDGEEAKRPRWLWHLWRAWARLRVDREALVVALGGGAVSDLAGLAAATYLRGISWVVIPTTLLAQVDASLGGKVAIDLPEGKNLAGAFWQPRSIHVDVEVLGSLPREQIRSGLAEVVKCALIEGEGFLRLLEEEADALMGADPSVLGEVVRRCLSVKAAVVERDDQERGPRQILNLGHTVGHALERETGWDHGRAVAVGLVAACELAGADGLAERVRTLLVRLGLPVRLPVGLAHRVGRRMWWDKKVRQGQLRFVLPRAPGDVCWGVAVDPDRVREVLRQMEG encoded by the coding sequence ATGAAGGTCTACCTAGTGGGTCCCACCGGTGTGGGCAAGACCACCATCGGCAGGCTGCTGGCATCCCGGCTCAACCTGGCCTTCCTGGATGCCGACGAGTTGATCGCTGCTCGGGCGGGGGTGCCCATCCCGAGGATCTTCTCCCGCGAGGGCGAGCAGGGGTTCCGGCGCCGGGAAAAGGAGACCGTCCGGCTGATCACCCAGCTGGGGAGCGCGGTTGTGGCCCTGGGGGGTGGCGCGGTGCTCGACCCGGACATCCGGGAATGGTTGACGCAGTCGGGTAAGGTGGTATCCCTGGTGGCCGACCCCGATCTCCTGGTGGACAGGATCGGGCGGTCGCCCCGCCCGGGGTTGCCCCGTCCCGCGGACGCCGCCTTCGCGGACAAGGCCCGGCAGGCCTTGGGGGAACGCATGCAGGCGGCGGCTGGCCTGGGCCCCTCCGTGGACGTCTCCGGGCTGACGCCCGACGAGGCGGCGCTCCGGGTGCTGCTCGCCCTCCGGAATCCTGCCAGGACGGCGGCGTGCCACGGCAGGTGGGAGATGATACTTCGGCTGGGCAGGACCGACTGCCTGGTACGGGGAGAGCCGGGGGCAGTGCGGAGTGCTTCGCTTGAGATCCCCGTCGACCGGGTCTCTGCACTCCTGGTGGTCAGTTCCCCCGTACCGTATTGCCTGTACGGCGGTGGCCTGGTGGCTAGGTGGCGCGAGGCGGGTTGGCCGGTGCAGGTAAGCCTGGTCCCCGACGGGGAAGAGGCCAAGCGACCCCGCTGGTTGTGGCACCTGTGGCGAGCCTGGGCCCGGTTGCGGGTGGACAGGGAGGCCCTCGTGGTGGCGCTCGGGGGAGGGGCCGTGAGCGACCTGGCAGGCCTGGCTGCCGCTACCTATTTGCGGGGGATATCCTGGGTGGTGATACCCACCACCCTGCTCGCCCAGGTGGACGCGTCGCTGGGAGGCAAGGTGGCGATCGACCTGCCCGAGGGCAAGAACCTGGCGGGTGCCTTCTGGCAACCCCGGAGCATCCATGTGGACGTGGAGGTGCTGGGCAGCCTGCCCCGGGAGCAAATCCGGTCCGGCCTGGCCGAGGTGGTGAAATGCGCCCTCATCGAGGGCGAGGGGTTCCTGCGTCTGCTGGAGGAGGAGGCAGACGCCCTGATGGGGGCAGATCCCAGCGTCCTCGGGGAAGTGGTGCGCCGCTGCCTGTCCGTGAAGGCGGCCGTGGTGGAGCGGGACGATCAGGAACGGGGCCCCCGCCAGATCCTCAACCTGGGGCACACGGTGGGACACGCCCTGGAGCGGGAGACGGGGTGGGACCACGGCCGGGCGGTGGCGGTGGGTCTGGTGGCCGCCTGCGAATTGGCCGGTGCGGATGGACTGGCCGAGCGGGTGCGGACGCTCCTGGTACGGCTGGGGCTGCCGGTGAGGCTGCCCGTGGGGCTGGCTCATCGGGTGGGACGCCGCATGTGGTGGGACAAGAAGGTGCGGCAGGGTCAGTTGAGGTTCGTGTTACCCCGAGCCCCCGGGGACGTGTGCTGGGGAGTGGCGGTGGACCCGGACCGGGTGCGGGAAGTCCTGCGGCAGATGGAGGGGTAA
- the aroQ gene encoding type II 3-dehydroquinate dehydratase, with protein MRIWVLHGPNLGELGKREPTVYGTTGLEEIDRRLRERGHELGVEVWCAQYDGEGELVSAIHRAGREAQALVINPGAYAHYSLAIADAIRAITIPCVEVHLSNVWAREPFRHTLVTAPACRGVIAGLGVHGYLLALEAAAALATGA; from the coding sequence GTGCGGATCTGGGTGTTGCACGGGCCCAACCTGGGGGAGCTGGGGAAGAGAGAGCCAACCGTTTACGGTACCACTGGCCTGGAGGAAATCGACCGCCGGCTCCGGGAACGGGGGCACGAACTGGGCGTGGAGGTTTGGTGTGCACAGTACGATGGGGAAGGAGAGCTGGTGAGCGCCATCCACCGGGCTGGCCGCGAGGCACAGGCGCTGGTGATCAACCCGGGCGCTTACGCTCACTACAGCCTGGCCATCGCCGATGCCATCCGGGCTATCACTATCCCCTGCGTAGAGGTGCACCTGAGCAACGTCTGGGCGCGAGAGCCCTTTCGGCACACCCTGGTGACTGCTCCGGCCTGCCGCGGCGTAATCGCGGGGCTGGGGGTGCACGGTTATTTGCTGGCCCTGGAGGCAGCCGCCGCCCTGGCCACCGGCGCGTAG
- a CDS encoding spore coat protein: MTAQMRGSQLSALEKHYIEEQLKHERLCLTKCNTFANQLQDPQLRQVVQNLGQQCQGHVQTLSNLLQQSGFTPPA; the protein is encoded by the coding sequence GTGACCGCCCAGATGCGGGGCTCCCAGTTGAGTGCCCTGGAAAAGCACTACATCGAGGAACAGCTCAAACACGAGCGGCTGTGCCTCACCAAGTGCAACACCTTTGCCAACCAGTTGCAGGACCCTCAGTTGCGGCAGGTGGTCCAGAACCTGGGGCAGCAGTGCCAGGGGCACGTGCAGACCCTGAGCAACCTGCTGCAGCAGAGCGGTTTCACGCCTCCCGCGTAG
- a CDS encoding spore coat protein, with translation MPFGGMSDRDMVGDLLATVKSMSSTYHQAILESANNNVRQTMETLHDDQVNQAKVLFDAMQARGWYKVEPARPTPPG, from the coding sequence ATGCCTTTTGGCGGTATGAGCGACCGGGACATGGTGGGGGACCTGCTGGCTACGGTGAAATCCATGTCCAGCACCTACCACCAGGCCATTCTGGAGTCTGCCAACAACAACGTGCGGCAGACCATGGAGACCCTGCACGACGACCAGGTCAACCAGGCCAAGGTCCTTTTCGACGCTATGCAGGCGCGGGGATGGTATAAGGTGGAGCCCGCCCGTCCCACGCCTCCGGGCTAG
- a CDS encoding L,D-transpeptidase, with translation MFRPRNWVLVAESPEILIDVEARLLTFFRMGRFYKVYPCGVGRPSTPTPRGRWHIVAKIRHPEWEALGTRWMELDVPWGRYGIHGTNAPWSIGHWVSNGCIRMYNQDVEELYDLAPLGTPVRIVGRYPGEPVSPAP, from the coding sequence GTGTTCCGACCCAGGAACTGGGTATTGGTCGCCGAATCACCGGAAATCCTGATCGACGTCGAGGCCCGCTTACTGACGTTTTTCCGGATGGGCAGGTTTTACAAGGTGTACCCGTGCGGGGTGGGGCGGCCTTCCACCCCCACCCCCCGAGGGCGATGGCACATTGTCGCCAAGATCCGCCATCCGGAATGGGAGGCACTGGGTACCCGCTGGATGGAATTGGACGTGCCCTGGGGGCGCTACGGCATCCACGGTACCAATGCGCCCTGGAGCATCGGCCACTGGGTGTCCAACGGTTGCATCCGCATGTACAACCAGGACGTCGAGGAGCTGTACGACCTGGCCCCCCTGGGCACGCCCGTACGCATCGTGGGCCGCTATCCCGGGGAACCAGTATCGCCAGCTCCCTGA
- the cobO gene encoding cob(I)yrinic acid a,c-diamide adenosyltransferase, with the protein MRSRGRGLVLVYTGNGKGKTTAAFGLALRAVGHGEAVYVVQFMKGPERTYGEAEAAHKFLGEWLTVVQSGRDQFVDRARPAPEDRELARQGLELARRAMLSGRYQLIVLDEVNVAVDFGLLSIKEVLDLLDDRPPDVDVVLTGRYASPELIARADMVSEVREIKHHYREGVAARAGIEF; encoded by the coding sequence ATCCGTTCTCGGGGCAGGGGGCTGGTCCTGGTGTACACCGGCAACGGCAAGGGAAAGACCACCGCTGCCTTTGGACTGGCCCTGCGGGCCGTCGGGCACGGGGAGGCAGTGTACGTCGTCCAGTTCATGAAAGGACCCGAGCGCACATATGGAGAAGCAGAGGCGGCCCACAAGTTCCTGGGGGAATGGCTCACGGTGGTGCAGTCGGGCCGCGACCAGTTCGTCGACCGTGCCCGTCCCGCCCCGGAGGACCGCGAACTGGCCCGGCAGGGGCTGGAACTGGCCAGGCGCGCCATGCTGTCCGGCCGTTATCAACTGATCGTGCTGGACGAGGTCAACGTGGCCGTCGACTTCGGATTGCTGTCCATTAAAGAAGTGCTTGACCTGCTGGATGATCGCCCTCCGGACGTGGACGTAGTGCTCACGGGGCGGTATGCTTCCCCCGAGTTGATAGCCAGAGCAGACATGGTTTCCGAAGTGCGGGAGATCAAGCACCACTACCGGGAAGGGGTGGCGGCACGGGCCGGCATAGAATTTTGA
- a CDS encoding class I SAM-dependent methyltransferase, protein MTGDVRDVQRPVSRPPRPKGRQISPDVVVEAWDRCAPEWAQWVRSGRDADRECLLDPVMLRLLGGLKGARVLDLGCGEGYFSRVMARREASVVGVDISPVMISLAQEEEQRHPLGITYCQGDITDLAVFAKETFDAAVAYLSLSDCIDHQLALREAARVLKKKGRLVYCLPHPCFFTPGASWEPRDRLRVSGSDHDKLHWKVDRYFHRERVDWVVYPNLPASTPHFHRPLQDYLDATWEAGLQVTAIVEPVPSPQLLAESQTWEKYLRIGFYLVVQAEKTR, encoded by the coding sequence TTGACCGGCGACGTGCGTGACGTGCAGAGGCCGGTATCACGCCCGCCCCGACCCAAAGGCAGGCAGATATCCCCGGACGTGGTGGTCGAGGCCTGGGATCGGTGCGCCCCGGAGTGGGCGCAATGGGTGCGATCCGGCCGGGATGCTGACCGGGAGTGCCTGCTGGACCCGGTCATGCTGAGGTTGCTGGGGGGATTGAAGGGCGCCCGCGTGCTGGATCTGGGTTGCGGCGAGGGGTATTTTAGCCGGGTCATGGCCCGCCGGGAGGCCAGCGTGGTGGGAGTGGACATCTCTCCGGTCATGATTTCGCTGGCCCAGGAGGAGGAACAGCGTCACCCCCTGGGCATCACTTACTGCCAGGGGGATATCACCGACCTGGCCGTCTTCGCCAAAGAAACGTTCGACGCCGCGGTTGCCTACCTTTCGTTGTCCGATTGCATCGATCACCAGCTTGCCCTCCGAGAGGCAGCCCGGGTGCTCAAGAAGAAGGGACGGCTGGTGTACTGCCTGCCTCATCCCTGCTTCTTCACCCCGGGGGCTTCCTGGGAGCCCAGGGATCGCCTGCGGGTGTCCGGCAGCGACCATGACAAGCTGCACTGGAAGGTGGATCGTTACTTCCACCGGGAGCGGGTGGACTGGGTGGTTTATCCCAACCTGCCCGCCAGCACCCCCCATTTCCACCGCCCCCTGCAGGATTACCTTGATGCGACCTGGGAGGCCGGGTTGCAGGTGACGGCTATCGTGGAACCGGTGCCTTCCCCTCAGTTGCTGGCAGAGAGCCAGACCTGGGAGAAGTACCTCCGCATCGGTTTTTACCTAGTAGTGCAGGCGGAGAAGACCCGTTAG
- the hutU gene encoding urocanate hydratase: MQAPVVSAPRGLEMSCRGWQQEAALRMLMNNLDPEVAEKPSQLIVYGGTGKAARNWECFHALVRSLRELGDDETLLVQSGKPVGVFRTHHLAPRVLISNAMLVPAWATWENFWDLEERGLTMFGQMTAGSWIYIGTQGILQGTYETLAELSRQHFGGTLKGRLVLTAGLGGMGGAQPLAITMNEGVGIIVEVDPARIERRLRMGFCQRQATLDEAIRMAEEAKAKGEALSIAVPGNAADIYPEMVRRGVIPDVVTDQTSAHDPLGGYIPRGLTVEEAAELRRRDPDAYVKRAYESMAVHVQAILEMKKRGAIAFDYGNNLRQGAYRAGVEDAFSYPGFVPAYIRPMFCEGRGPFRWVALSGDPQDIYVTDEVVCREFAGNQTLVRWIRLAQKQVPFQGLPARVCWLGYGERAHFGLIINDLIRKGKISAPIVIGRDHLDTGSVASPRRETEGMKDGSDAIADWPILNALLNAVNGASWVSVHHGGGVGIGYSIHAGMVVVATGTQEAAWRLERVLDSDPGIGIVRHADAGYEKAIETARKKGIRIPML; encoded by the coding sequence GTGCAAGCGCCCGTTGTGAGTGCACCGCGGGGGCTCGAGATGTCCTGCCGGGGGTGGCAGCAAGAAGCGGCCCTGCGCATGCTCATGAACAACCTGGACCCCGAGGTGGCGGAGAAGCCTTCCCAGCTCATCGTGTACGGGGGGACGGGGAAGGCGGCCCGCAACTGGGAATGTTTCCATGCGCTGGTGCGCAGCTTGCGTGAGCTGGGAGATGACGAGACCCTGCTGGTGCAGTCGGGTAAGCCGGTGGGGGTATTCCGCACTCACCACCTGGCTCCCCGGGTGCTCATCTCCAACGCCATGCTGGTGCCGGCCTGGGCCACCTGGGAGAACTTCTGGGACCTGGAAGAGCGGGGCCTGACCATGTTCGGGCAAATGACGGCCGGCTCCTGGATATACATCGGCACCCAGGGTATCCTCCAGGGCACGTACGAGACACTGGCCGAACTCTCCCGCCAGCATTTCGGTGGCACCCTGAAGGGGAGGCTGGTACTCACCGCCGGGCTCGGGGGCATGGGGGGAGCCCAGCCCCTGGCCATCACCATGAACGAGGGTGTGGGCATCATCGTGGAGGTGGACCCGGCCCGCATCGAACGTCGCTTGCGCATGGGGTTCTGCCAGCGGCAGGCCACCCTGGACGAAGCCATCCGTATGGCAGAGGAGGCGAAGGCGAAGGGAGAGGCCCTTTCTATTGCCGTCCCTGGCAACGCCGCTGACATCTATCCGGAGATGGTGCGGCGGGGCGTGATCCCGGACGTGGTGACCGACCAAACCTCGGCCCACGACCCCCTGGGCGGATACATCCCCCGCGGGCTGACGGTTGAGGAGGCGGCTGAACTCCGTCGCCGCGACCCCGATGCCTACGTCAAGCGGGCCTACGAGAGCATGGCGGTGCACGTGCAGGCCATCCTGGAGATGAAGAAGCGGGGGGCCATCGCTTTCGATTACGGCAATAACCTCAGGCAGGGAGCTTACCGGGCGGGAGTGGAGGATGCCTTTTCCTACCCCGGCTTTGTGCCTGCCTACATCCGGCCCATGTTCTGCGAGGGGAGGGGACCGTTCCGCTGGGTAGCGCTGTCGGGTGATCCCCAGGACATATACGTTACGGACGAAGTGGTGTGCCGGGAGTTCGCCGGCAATCAGACCCTGGTGCGCTGGATCCGCCTGGCGCAAAAGCAGGTGCCATTCCAGGGGCTGCCGGCACGGGTGTGCTGGCTGGGGTACGGGGAGAGGGCCCACTTCGGCCTCATCATCAACGACCTCATCCGGAAGGGGAAGATCAGCGCCCCCATCGTCATCGGTCGCGACCACCTGGACACGGGCTCGGTGGCCTCGCCGCGCCGGGAGACGGAGGGGATGAAGGACGGGTCGGATGCCATCGCCGACTGGCCCATCCTCAATGCCCTCCTGAATGCGGTGAACGGGGCTTCCTGGGTGTCGGTACATCACGGAGGAGGGGTGGGAATCGGGTATTCCATTCACGCGGGCATGGTGGTGGTAGCCACGGGGACGCAGGAGGCAGCCTGGCGACTGGAACGGGTCTTGGACAGCGACCCCGGTATCGGGATCGTGCGCCACGCCGATGCCGGGTACGAGAAGGCCATCGAGACCGCGCGAAAGAAGGGGATCCGGATACCCATGCTGTAA
- a CDS encoding acyl-CoA dehydrogenase family protein yields the protein MEFELGPEQKQIRELAREFAEKELAPGAAERDRTGHYPQELIDKMAALGFFGLPIPEEEGGAGADYVSYAVLVEELARVCASTALMVAAHTSLGCGALHLFGNPAQKERWLYPAAQGRMLLGFGLTEPGAGSDAGAVRTRARLQDGEWVIDGSKVFITSGARAGAVVVAAVTDPGAGHRGISTIIVPREAPGFRVGSIFDKLGVRASETAELIFEECRVPEENLLGQRGRGLVQFLTVLDGGRIAIGAMSVGVAQACYDAASRYARERYQFGRPIAAFQAISFRLADMATRIELARWAVYRAAWLRDRGLPHTKEAAMAKLFASETAMDAARDAVQIHGGYGYTREYPVERYFRDAKVLEIGEGTSEVLRLVISRQLGLGGDKG from the coding sequence GTGGAGTTCGAACTGGGGCCCGAGCAGAAGCAGATCAGGGAGCTGGCCCGCGAGTTCGCGGAGAAGGAGCTGGCGCCGGGAGCCGCAGAGAGAGACCGCACCGGACATTACCCTCAGGAACTCATCGACAAGATGGCCGCGCTGGGATTCTTCGGTCTTCCCATCCCCGAGGAAGAGGGGGGCGCGGGAGCGGACTACGTGAGCTATGCCGTTTTGGTCGAGGAGCTGGCCCGGGTGTGTGCCTCCACGGCGCTGATGGTGGCAGCGCACACCTCCCTGGGCTGCGGGGCCCTGCACCTGTTCGGAAATCCCGCTCAAAAGGAGCGGTGGCTCTACCCCGCCGCCCAGGGGAGGATGTTGCTGGGGTTCGGGCTCACGGAGCCCGGGGCGGGTTCGGATGCGGGGGCCGTACGTACCCGGGCCCGGCTCCAGGACGGGGAGTGGGTCATCGACGGCAGCAAGGTGTTCATCACCAGCGGGGCGCGGGCCGGGGCAGTGGTGGTGGCAGCAGTGACCGACCCCGGAGCGGGGCACCGCGGCATTTCCACCATCATTGTGCCGCGAGAGGCCCCTGGATTCCGGGTGGGAAGTATTTTCGATAAGCTGGGGGTACGCGCTTCGGAGACGGCGGAACTGATCTTCGAGGAATGCCGGGTTCCCGAGGAAAACCTGCTGGGACAGCGGGGCCGCGGCCTGGTTCAGTTCCTGACCGTGCTGGACGGGGGGCGCATCGCCATCGGCGCCATGTCCGTGGGAGTGGCCCAGGCCTGTTATGATGCTGCCTCCCGGTACGCCCGCGAGCGGTACCAGTTCGGGCGGCCCATCGCCGCTTTCCAGGCCATCTCTTTCCGGCTGGCGGACATGGCCACGCGCATCGAACTGGCCCGCTGGGCGGTGTACCGGGCTGCCTGGTTGCGAGACCGGGGCCTTCCTCATACAAAGGAAGCGGCCATGGCGAAGTTGTTCGCCTCTGAGACGGCCATGGATGCCGCTCGGGACGCGGTGCAGATTCACGGCGGCTACGGTTACACCAGGGAATACCCGGTGGAGAGGTACTTCCGCGACGCCAAGGTACTGGAGATAGGCGAGGGCACGTCCGAGGTGCTCCGCCTGGTGATATCCAGGCAACTGGGATTGGGCGGTGACAAGGGGTGA